The segment CTCGATGCCCGGGATGATGGACACGGTCCTCAACCTCGGCCTCAACGACGTGACGGTCGAGGCGCTTGCCCGCCGCACGGGCAACGAGCGCTTCGCGTGGGACTGCTACCGCCGCTTCGTGCAGATGTTCGGCGACGTCGTCCTCGGCCTCAAGCCCGAAAAGAAGGACGACGTGGACCCGTTCGAGGAGATCATCGAGCGGGTGAAAAAGGCGCGCGGGGTGAAGAACGACACCGAGCTCACCGCCGGCGACCTGCGGGGGCTCGTCCGCGACTTCAAGGCGGCCATCAAGGAGAAGACCGGCCACGGCTTCGAGGAGGACCCGCGCGCCCAGCTCTGGAAGGCGGTCGGCGCGGTCTTCGGCTCCTGGCAGAACGCCCGCGCGATCGCCTACCGGAAGCTCAACCGCATCCCCGACGACTGGGGCACCGCCGTCAACGTCCAGGCGATGGTCTTCGGCAATATGGGCGGGGATTGCGGCACCGGCGTGGCGTTCACGCGCGACGCGGCCACAGGCGAGAAGCGCTTCTACGGCGAGTACCTCCTGAACGCCCAGGGCGAGGACGTCGTCGCCGGCACCAGGACTCCGAACCCGATCGCGAAGCTCGCCGAGGAGATGCCCCGCGCCTACGCGGAGCTCGAGAGGATCTACCGCAAGCTCGAGAGGCACTACCGCGATATGCAGGACCTCGAGTTCACGATCCAGAAGGGGAGGCTCTGGCTTCTCCAGACGCGCTCCGGCAAGCGGACCGGCTTCGCCGCGGTGCGCATCGCGGTGGAGATGGTGAAGGAGGGGCTGATCGGGAGGGACGAGGCGCTGCGGCGCATCGACCCGATGCAGCTCAACCAGCTGCTGCGCCCCGTCTTCGACGCCGCCGAGAAGAAGAGGGCGACCGACGGGGGGCGGCTCCTGGCGAAGGGGCTGAACGCGGGACCCGGCGCCGCCTCGGGCGCGGTGGTGTTCAACGCGGCGGACGCCGAGGAGGCGGCGGGGCGCGGCGAGAAGGTGATCCTCGTCCGCATCGAGACCTCCCCGGAGGACATCAGCGGGATGTCGGCGGCCGAGGGCATCCTCACGGCGCGCGGCGGGATGACCTCGCACGCGGCGCTCGTCGCCCGGCAGATGGGGAAGGTGTGCGTCGCCGGCTGCGGGGCGCTCGAGATCGATTACCGCGCCCGCGAGATGCGGGTGAAGGGCGTCGTCGTCAGGGAGGGGGAGCCGATCTCGATAGACGGCTCGACGGGCGAGGTGCTCGCGGGCCCCATCAAGACCCTGCCCTCGGAGGTGCTGCGGGTCGTGTTGTACAAGACGATGCGGCCGGGCGAGTCGCGGATCTACCGCGACTACGCGACGCTGATGAAGTGGGCGGATGCCGCGCGGAGGCTCGGGGTCAGGACGAACGCGGACCAGCCGGACCAGGTGCGGAACGCCATCGCCTTCGGGGCGGAGGGCATCGGGCTCTGCCGCACCGAGCATATGTTCTTCGAGGGCGACCGGATCGACGCGGTGCGCGAGATGATCGTGGCGGAGGATGCCAAAGGGCGCCGCGCGGCGCTCGCGAAGATCCTCCCGATGCAGAAGGAGGACTTCAAGGGCATCTTCCGGGCCCTCAAGGGGCTGCCGGCCACGATCCGTACGCTCGACCCGCCGCTCCACGAGTTCCTCCCTCACGGGGACGCGGAGATCAGTGACTTGGCGGCGAAGATGGGCATCGCGGAGGAGCTGCTGCGGCAGAAGATCGCCAGCCTCCACGAGGCGAACCCGATGCTGGGCCTCCGGGGCTGCCGGCTGGGGATCGTGTACCCCGAGATCACCGAGATGCAGGCGCGCGCCATCCTCGAGGCGGCGGTCGAGGTGGCGGCCGAGCGGCTCCCCGTCCGGCCGGAGATAATGATCCCGCTCGTCGGGGTCGTCACGGAGCTCGAGGCGCAGAGGGCGGTCGTGGACCGGGTCGCCCGCGAGGTCTTCGCGGCGCGCGGCCGCAAGGTCGCCTACACCGTCGGGACGATGATCGAGCTTCCGCGGGCGGCGATCACCGCCGACCGGATCGCGCAGGTAGCCGAGTTCTTCTCCTTCGGGACCAACGACCTGACGCAGACGGTGTTCGGCCTCTCCCGCGACGACGCGCAGGTCTTCCTGGCGAAGTACGTGGCGGACAAGCTGGTGCCGGAGGACCCGTTCCAGTCGGTCGACCAGGACGGGGTCGGCTACCTGATGCGCCTCGGCGTGGAGCGCGGCCGGTCCGTGAGGCCCGGGTTGAAGGTGGGCATCTGCGGCGAGCACGGCGGGGAGCCGGAGTCGGTGAAGTTCTGCCACCGGATCGGGCTCGACTACGTGAGCTGCTCGCCGTTCCGCGTCCCGATCGCGCGACTCGCGGCGGCGCAGGCCGCGCTCGAGGAGAAGGCGGCGGCGAAGCCGTCCCGCAGGCGCGCCCGCGCGGCGAGGCGCCGGGGCGGGCGCTGAGGCATCCCCCCTTCCCGGGGGAGAAGGGCCACGGATGGGCGGGAAGGACACGGTCCAGCTCTATCTCCGCGATATCGGGGAGATCCCTCTGCTCACGCGCGAGGAGGAGATCGCCCTCGCCCGGAAGGCGGCCCGCGGCGACGAGAAGGCCCGCCAGCACCTGATCAAGGCCAACCTCCGGCTGGTGGTGAAGATCGCGCGCCGGTACGCCCATCTCGGCCTCTCCCTGCTCGATCTCGTCGAGGAGGGGAACCTCGGGTTGATGCGGGCGGTCAACAAGTTCGACGTGCGCAAGGGGAACAAGCTCAGCACCTACGCGGCCTGGTGGATCAGGCAGTTCATCCTGCGGGCGCTGGCCAATCAGGGGAAGATGATCCGCATCCCCGTCTACATGATGGAGAAGATCCAGCGGATCCACCGCAAGGATGAGGAGCTCACCCAGAGGTACGGCAGGCCCGCGCAGCCGAAGGAGATCGCCAAAGCGCTGAAGATCCCGGTCCAGAAGGTGCGGCAGATGCTGGAGATGGACCGGAGGCCGCGCTCGCTCCACTCCTCCATCGACGGGGAGGGGGTCAACGAGCTGATCAAGGTGATCGAGGACGTCGACACGATCTCCCCGTCCAAGCTCATCTCCGACGAGGTGGTGCAGGGGAACATCGCGGAGCTGCTGGACAAGCTGAGCGCGCGCGAGGCGGGCATCCTGAAGATGCGGTTCGGCCTCCAGGGGTGTTCCCCGAGCACCCTCACCGTGATCGGGAAGAGGTATCGCATCACGCGCGAGCGGGTCAGGCAGATACAGGAGGCGGGGCTGAGGAAGCTGAAGGCGATCCTGGCGGAGACGAACCGGGGATTCCACGACTTCTAGTCTAGGCGACGGAGGGAGGGGGACACGATGGCCACCGACGGCAAGAGGCTCAGGGATGCGATCCGCAGCGTGCCGGATTTTCCGAAGAAGGGGATCGTCTTCAGGGACATCACCACGCTGATCCGCGACGGGCGGCTCTTCCGGGAGGCGGTGGACGCCGTTTGCGACTGGTGCCGGGACAAAAGGATCGAGACGGTCGTCTGCATGGAGTCGCGCGGCTTCATCTTCGGGGCGGCGATCGCCTATGCGCTCGGGGCGGGGGTGGTGCCCGTGCGGAAGAAGGGGAAGCTCCCGCACGAGACCTTCAGCGCCGAGTACGAGCTCGAATACGGCACCGATTCGCTCGAGATCCACAGGGACGCCTTCCCCGCCGGGAGTCGCGTCCTCATCGTGGACGACCTGCTCGCCACCGGCGGGACCGCCGCCGCGACGGCGCAGCTCGCCGCGCAGCTCGACGCCAGGATCGCCGGGATCGCCTTCATCATCGAGCTCACCTTCCTGAAGGGGAGGGAAAAGCTCGAGGGGTTCGACGTTCTCTCCCTCGTCCAGTACGCCTCGGAAGAGGAGTGAGGCGGGGGTGCGGGAAATACACGATGCGGTCCCTCCCATCCGCGCGTCGCGCGCGGCCGCATCCAGCCGTGACGCGGACGCCGCCGCGCATGGTGAATGCTCGCGGGGGCCGACGCGTCGCATGACGCTGACCAGCGCGCTATGCGCCGATGACAATCCGGTCGTGGCCTATCGGGCGAGGAGACTGCTTGCCGGCGAATCGGAGCAGTCCCGCTCGATGCGCGACCTGCGGCGTGCCGTCGGGCAGTCCGGGATGGCGCGGGATCTCCTGCGCGGGCTTTGCATGGAGCGCTGGAGTCCCTATCGCAAGTGGCAGGGGCCGCACTGGACCCTGTACTCGTTGGCGGAGATCGGATTCCCGCCGGGGGACGAGAGGCTGCTCCCCTTGCGCCGGCGGGTGATGGACTGGCTCTTCTCGCCGGCGTTCCTGAAGCCCCCCAGCACGGCGATCTATCCCGACCAGCCCGAGAGGCCGCGCCGCTGCGCCTCGATGGAGGGTGTCGCCATCTGGTCGCAGCTCGAACTGGGCATCGTCGATGAAGCGCGCGCGCCCCTCCTCGTGGATCGTTTGGCAGCCTTTCAGTGGCCGGACGGCGGCTGGAACTGCGACAAGCGTCCGGGGGCGCACACCTCCTCCGTGCAGGAGACGCTGCTCCCGCTTCGAGGGCTGGCCGCCTGGCATCGCGCGACCGGGGACGACCGGGCGCGGCGCGCCGCGAACAAAGCGACCGAGTTCCTGCTCCGGCGGCATCTGCTCTGGCGCATGGGGGACGGGGCGCTCATCGAGCCTGAATGGGGAGGGCCTGTCGACAAGATCCAGTACCCGATCCGCTTCTACGATCTGCTGAGCGTGCTCCTCGTGATGACGGAGATGGGCCTGGTGCGCGACCGGCGCTGCCGCCTCGCCCTCGACCTGCTCGAACGCAAACGCCTTGCCGACGGCACGTTCCCCGTCGAGTGGACCAACGCGAGGCGGGAGCGCCGGATCGAGACCCGCGGCACCTACGCGGACTGGGGGCCGCGGCACGTGAGGAAGGGCAACCCGTTTGTCACCGTCGACGCGCTGTATGTGCTCAAGGCGGCCGGACGGGGGGTCTGAGCCGGGGCCGGGGCTCCTTTTCAGCTGGACAGGGTCCGGCGCATCGGTACAATTGCGGCGGTGGCGCGCGGGCTGCGCCGCGCGCCGTGACGCCGAGACGGGGCAGGACACGTGACCAACCAGAAGCGCGTCGCGCTCACCGACCGTGGGGAGTCGCTCCTCCAGATCAGTCTCGCCATCAACGCCCGCAAGGAACTGCGCTCCATCCTCGAGACGATCGTCACGCACACCCGCAGCCTCCTCGGCTGCGCCGACTCGAGCATCGTCCTCTGGGACCGCCGACAGGGGGTCTTCAAGCACGGCGCCTCCACCAACATCGGCGCGGAGGTGTCGCGCCGCGTGCGGCGCGAGGGCGGCGCGACGCGCTGGGTCGTGGACCACCGCGAGCCCGTTCTCGTCCCCGACACCCGCCGCGACCCGTTCATCGCCAACCCGATGATCCCCGAGGGCGGCGTCATGGCCTACACCGGCGTCCCCATCGCGCAGGGCGACGAGGTGCTGGGGGTCCTCTACGCCCTCTACGCGACGACGCACAAGGCCACCCCCGACGATCTGTGGCTCCTGACGCAGGCCGCGGCGATGGCGGCCATCGCCATCCAGAACTCCCGCCTCCTGCATTCGCTCGAGGAGATCAACAACTTCAAAAGCGCGATGATCCGGATGCTGGTCCACGATCTCAACAACATCCTGCAGTCGCTCATGGGGGGGATCGAGATCCTTCGCCATTGCAACCGGGACGCCGATCGCGTCGATTTGGAGCGCATCGACGTCTCGATGATGCGGATGCGCCGTCTGGTGGAGGGGATCCTCCGCTACGAGAGGATGACGTCGGTGGAGGAGATCGCGCGCGGGCCCGTGGACCTGAACGCCGTCGCCGAAAAGGCCGCGAAGGTTTTCGCCGAGGCCGCGGCGGGGAAATCCCACCGTCTGGTTCTGGCGCTGTCGACGGAACCGTGTACGGCGTACGGGGACCGGCTCCTGCTGGAGGAGGCGGCGTTCAATCTGGTCTCCAACGCCGTCAACTACACCTCCCCGGGGGGGACGATCACCCTCCGGACGAGCGCAACGGAGGACGGGTACGTATTCGAGGTCGCGGACACCGGCTCGGGCCTCGAGGCGGAGGACCGGGAACGGATCTTCGAACCGTTCGTGCGCCTGAAGAAGGCGGGGCGGGTCAAGGGGAACGGCCTCGGCCTCCACCTCGTCCGGACCATCGTCGACCGTCACGCGGGGACGATCGTTGTTTCCGGAACCCCCGGGAAGGGCTCCACGTTCACCGTGACGCTCCCCTCGCGCTGAGGGCGGCCGCG is part of the Chlamydiota bacterium genome and harbors:
- a CDS encoding pyruvate, phosphate dikinase; amino-acid sequence: MHSYVYYFGAGKAAGDASMKALLGGKGANLAEMTNLGIPVPAGFTITTEVCTHYYTHKRSYPKGIRGEVDRALARVEKAMGARFGDAENPLLVSVRSGARASMPGMMDTVLNLGLNDVTVEALARRTGNERFAWDCYRRFVQMFGDVVLGLKPEKKDDVDPFEEIIERVKKARGVKNDTELTAGDLRGLVRDFKAAIKEKTGHGFEEDPRAQLWKAVGAVFGSWQNARAIAYRKLNRIPDDWGTAVNVQAMVFGNMGGDCGTGVAFTRDAATGEKRFYGEYLLNAQGEDVVAGTRTPNPIAKLAEEMPRAYAELERIYRKLERHYRDMQDLEFTIQKGRLWLLQTRSGKRTGFAAVRIAVEMVKEGLIGRDEALRRIDPMQLNQLLRPVFDAAEKKRATDGGRLLAKGLNAGPGAASGAVVFNAADAEEAAGRGEKVILVRIETSPEDISGMSAAEGILTARGGMTSHAALVARQMGKVCVAGCGALEIDYRAREMRVKGVVVREGEPISIDGSTGEVLAGPIKTLPSEVLRVVLYKTMRPGESRIYRDYATLMKWADAARRLGVRTNADQPDQVRNAIAFGAEGIGLCRTEHMFFEGDRIDAVREMIVAEDAKGRRAALAKILPMQKEDFKGIFRALKGLPATIRTLDPPLHEFLPHGDAEISDLAAKMGIAEELLRQKIASLHEANPMLGLRGCRLGIVYPEITEMQARAILEAAVEVAAERLPVRPEIMIPLVGVVTELEAQRAVVDRVAREVFAARGRKVAYTVGTMIELPRAAITADRIAQVAEFFSFGTNDLTQTVFGLSRDDAQVFLAKYVADKLVPEDPFQSVDQDGVGYLMRLGVERGRSVRPGLKVGICGEHGGEPESVKFCHRIGLDYVSCSPFRVPIARLAAAQAALEEKAAAKPSRRRARAARRRGGR
- a CDS encoding sigma-70 family RNA polymerase sigma factor, coding for MGGKDTVQLYLRDIGEIPLLTREEEIALARKAARGDEKARQHLIKANLRLVVKIARRYAHLGLSLLDLVEEGNLGLMRAVNKFDVRKGNKLSTYAAWWIRQFILRALANQGKMIRIPVYMMEKIQRIHRKDEELTQRYGRPAQPKEIAKALKIPVQKVRQMLEMDRRPRSLHSSIDGEGVNELIKVIEDVDTISPSKLISDEVVQGNIAELLDKLSAREAGILKMRFGLQGCSPSTLTVIGKRYRITRERVRQIQEAGLRKLKAILAETNRGFHDF
- the apt gene encoding adenine phosphoribosyltransferase translates to MATDGKRLRDAIRSVPDFPKKGIVFRDITTLIRDGRLFREAVDAVCDWCRDKRIETVVCMESRGFIFGAAIAYALGAGVVPVRKKGKLPHETFSAEYELEYGTDSLEIHRDAFPAGSRVLIVDDLLATGGTAAATAQLAAQLDARIAGIAFIIELTFLKGREKLEGFDVLSLVQYASEEE
- a CDS encoding GAF domain-containing sensor histidine kinase codes for the protein MTNQKRVALTDRGESLLQISLAINARKELRSILETIVTHTRSLLGCADSSIVLWDRRQGVFKHGASTNIGAEVSRRVRREGGATRWVVDHREPVLVPDTRRDPFIANPMIPEGGVMAYTGVPIAQGDEVLGVLYALYATTHKATPDDLWLLTQAAAMAAIAIQNSRLLHSLEEINNFKSAMIRMLVHDLNNILQSLMGGIEILRHCNRDADRVDLERIDVSMMRMRRLVEGILRYERMTSVEEIARGPVDLNAVAEKAAKVFAEAAAGKSHRLVLALSTEPCTAYGDRLLLEEAAFNLVSNAVNYTSPGGTITLRTSATEDGYVFEVADTGSGLEAEDRERIFEPFVRLKKAGRVKGNGLGLHLVRTIVDRHAGTIVVSGTPGKGSTFTVTLPSR